In Bos indicus x Bos taurus breed Angus x Brahman F1 hybrid chromosome 23, Bos_hybrid_MaternalHap_v2.0, whole genome shotgun sequence, a single genomic region encodes these proteins:
- the DEFB133 gene encoding beta-defensin 133 produces MSAGDRVTELPREWFVIAPEVSLTERTCDLTKKVPVKCAMKDTYSCFLKRGKCRLACHNFETPVRFCTKLNANCGI; encoded by the exons ATGTCAGCTGGAGATAGAGTGACTGAATTGCCAAGAGAGTGGTTTGTGATAGCCCCAGAAGTAAGTCTTACAGAAAGGACTTGTGATCTTACTAAAAAGGTTCCTG tGAAATGTGCCATGAAAGACACCTATAGTTGTTTTCTCAAGAGAGGCAAATGTAGGCTTGCATGCCACAATTTTGAAACACCAGTTCGTTTCTGCACAAAACTAAATGCCAACTGTGGTATATAG